One window of the Oceanicaulis sp. genome contains the following:
- the ptsP gene encoding phosphoenolpyruvate--protein phosphotransferase — MTPDALSPAVRGPRRLLARIRDLMALQEDAQKRLDRLTDIIAEETGSDVCSIYLVRPSGALELSATHGLKAEAVHQTRLRPGEGLVGLVARRARPFSAEDAPSHPDFSFRPETGEEPFKSFVGVPILRGGRLIGVLTAQTKAVRPTTEEEIETLQTVAMLLAEIVVSGDLVGAEAFSGLELRLSKPERFQGLALSPGLARGVAVKHEPHVRATRMVAEDAETEARRLEDAVTRLRRSIDSLLDSGRVPIGTPSREVLEAYRMFAHDRGWLDQLREAVKAGLTAEAAVERVRNEHRARLMKARDLHFRERLHDLEDLANRLLRHLARSEDAGDQQLPENAILVARSVGPAELLDFDRSRLAGIALEEGSSTSHAAIVAKALGLPMVGRVEGALDRIEDGDPLILDAEFGLLHARPSADVAEAYEERIESLAARRRAYADLRDQPAVTKDGERMTLCMNAGLLVELSRLEDSGAEGVGLFRTEFQFMVSDTLPRLEAQCELYRAVFDAAGEKPVVFRTLDLGGDKVTPYTPSLREPNPALGWRAVRMGLDRPGLLRYQLRALVRAGKDRDLDILVPMIADPAELAEVKTMLAHEVEHAVRHGHGSPRKVRLGFMLETPAIAFSPDACLEMADFVSLGANDLMQYFFAADRMNPRVAERYDPVSVPALKLLKSIRESCDRHGKPINVCGELAGRPLEACVLAALGFRTLSMAAGLIGPVKRALSGCDVSKLARVLEREMAAGDPPEGPPLRERLQQAGEEVGLPPECVDKIRTI; from the coding sequence ATGACGCCGGACGCCCTGTCTCCCGCCGTGCGCGGACCGCGACGTCTCCTGGCGCGCATCCGCGATCTCATGGCGCTTCAGGAAGACGCGCAGAAGCGTCTGGACCGCCTCACCGACATCATCGCCGAGGAGACCGGCTCGGACGTCTGCTCGATCTATCTCGTGCGGCCCTCCGGCGCGCTGGAGCTGAGCGCCACCCACGGTCTTAAGGCCGAAGCCGTGCACCAGACCCGGCTGCGCCCCGGCGAGGGCCTGGTGGGCCTGGTGGCGCGGCGCGCGCGGCCGTTTTCGGCGGAAGACGCGCCGAGCCATCCCGACTTCTCCTTCCGGCCCGAAACCGGCGAAGAACCGTTCAAGAGCTTTGTCGGCGTGCCGATCCTGCGCGGGGGCCGCCTGATCGGGGTCCTGACCGCCCAGACCAAGGCCGTGCGGCCGACCACCGAAGAAGAGATCGAGACGCTTCAGACCGTCGCCATGCTGCTCGCCGAGATCGTCGTCTCGGGCGATCTGGTGGGCGCCGAAGCGTTCTCCGGGCTGGAGCTGCGCCTGTCCAAGCCCGAGCGCTTTCAGGGCCTGGCGCTGTCGCCGGGGCTCGCGCGCGGCGTGGCGGTCAAGCACGAGCCTCATGTCCGCGCCACGCGCATGGTCGCCGAGGACGCCGAGACCGAGGCGCGCCGGCTCGAAGACGCGGTGACGCGCCTGCGCCGTTCGATCGACTCGCTTCTGGATTCAGGCCGGGTGCCGATCGGCACGCCCTCGCGCGAAGTGCTCGAAGCCTATCGCATGTTCGCTCATGACCGCGGCTGGCTCGACCAGCTGCGTGAGGCGGTCAAGGCCGGTCTCACCGCCGAAGCCGCCGTCGAGCGGGTGAGGAACGAGCATCGCGCGCGGCTGATGAAAGCGCGCGATCTGCATTTCCGCGAGCGGCTGCACGACCTCGAAGACCTCGCCAACCGGCTCCTGCGCCACCTCGCCCGGTCCGAAGACGCCGGCGATCAGCAATTGCCGGAGAACGCGATCCTGGTCGCCCGTTCGGTCGGACCCGCCGAGCTTCTCGATTTCGACCGCTCGCGCCTTGCCGGCATCGCGCTGGAAGAGGGCAGCTCGACCAGCCATGCGGCGATCGTCGCCAAGGCGCTGGGCCTGCCCATGGTCGGCCGGGTGGAAGGCGCGCTCGACCGGATCGAGGACGGCGACCCGCTGATCCTGGACGCCGAGTTCGGGCTTCTGCACGCCCGGCCCTCGGCGGACGTGGCGGAAGCCTATGAGGAGCGGATCGAAAGCCTGGCCGCGCGCCGCCGCGCCTACGCCGATCTGCGCGACCAGCCGGCCGTCACGAAGGACGGCGAGCGGATGACGCTGTGCATGAATGCGGGCCTCTTGGTCGAGCTGTCGCGTCTCGAAGACAGCGGGGCGGAGGGCGTGGGCCTGTTCCGCACCGAGTTCCAGTTCATGGTGTCCGACACCCTGCCGCGGCTCGAAGCCCAGTGCGAGCTCTACCGCGCGGTGTTCGACGCGGCGGGCGAAAAGCCGGTCGTGTTCAGGACCCTCGATCTCGGCGGCGACAAGGTCACGCCCTACACGCCCTCGCTGCGCGAGCCGAACCCGGCGCTGGGCTGGCGGGCGGTCCGCATGGGCCTCGACCGGCCGGGGCTGCTGAGATACCAGCTGCGCGCGCTCGTCCGGGCGGGCAAGGACCGCGATCTCGACATCCTGGTGCCGATGATTGCCGATCCCGCCGAACTCGCCGAGGTGAAGACCATGCTCGCCCACGAGGTCGAGCACGCCGTCCGGCACGGGCACGGCTCGCCGCGCAAGGTGCGGCTGGGCTTCATGCTGGAGACCCCGGCGATCGCGTTCAGCCCCGATGCGTGCCTTGAAATGGCGGACTTCGTCTCGCTGGGGGCGAACGATCTGATGCAGTATTTCTTCGCCGCGGACCGGATGAACCCGCGGGTCGCAGAGCGCTACGACCCGGTCAGCGTGCCGGCGCTGAAGCTGCTGAAATCGATCCGTGAATCCTGCGACCGGCACGGCAAGCCCATCAATGTCTGCGGCGAGCTGGCCGGCCGGCCGCTGGAAGCCTGCGTGCTCGCCGCGCTGGGTTTCCGGACGCTCTCGATGGCGGCGGGTCTGATCGGGCCGGTCAAACGCGCGCTGTCGGGCTGCGACGTGAGCAAGCTCGCGCGCGTGCTGGAGCGGGAAATGGCCGCCGGCGACCCGCCGGAGGGGCCGCCGCTGCGCGAAAGGCTGCAACAGGCCGGGGAAGAGGTCGGTTTGCCGCCCGAATGTGTTGATAAAATCAGAACCATTTGA
- a CDS encoding aspartate kinase: MAERLVLKFGGTSMGSPEAIARSAAIAAAEARKGKAVAVVVSAMAGETDRILGLAEAFGGGLGEVETDTALAAGEQLSAALMALALKKEGLKAQAVTGWSLPICVEGPPGASQITGMRAEGLEELIEKGVIPVVAGYQGLDGQGRLATLGRGGTDLTAVAVAAAIKGECDIYTDVDGVYTTDPRMVDDAARIERVSHDAMLELAAMGAKVLQTRSVEYAKAKAVTLRVKSSFEKPGASAGTEVVDGAELAERRVVSGVAYVRDQARLSLNGGADDAPAEKLFAGLAEAGVAVDMIVQAKTRPGGSVVECSVAGKDLPRALAVAESCCANGVEIGAETGLAKVSVVGTGLRGRADVARTLYAVLGREGVAVRMVATSEIKISALVESDLLEKAVKALHGTYRLSAVNSGA; this comes from the coding sequence TTGGCTGAACGCCTGGTCCTGAAATTCGGCGGCACGTCGATGGGAAGCCCCGAGGCGATCGCCCGTTCCGCGGCCATCGCCGCGGCCGAGGCGCGCAAGGGCAAAGCCGTCGCTGTCGTGGTCTCCGCCATGGCTGGCGAGACCGACCGGATCCTCGGGCTCGCCGAAGCGTTCGGCGGCGGGCTGGGCGAGGTGGAGACCGACACCGCGCTGGCCGCAGGCGAACAGCTCAGCGCCGCGCTCATGGCGCTCGCGCTCAAGAAGGAAGGCCTTAAGGCCCAGGCGGTGACCGGCTGGTCGCTGCCGATCTGCGTTGAGGGCCCGCCGGGCGCGTCGCAGATCACCGGTATGCGCGCCGAAGGGCTAGAAGAGCTGATCGAGAAAGGCGTGATCCCTGTCGTCGCAGGCTATCAGGGGCTGGACGGGCAGGGCCGGCTGGCCACGCTCGGCCGGGGCGGGACCGATCTTACCGCGGTGGCCGTCGCCGCCGCCATCAAGGGTGAATGCGACATCTACACCGACGTGGACGGCGTCTACACGACCGATCCGCGCATGGTCGATGACGCCGCCCGCATCGAACGGGTCAGCCATGACGCCATGCTCGAACTCGCCGCCATGGGCGCGAAGGTGCTGCAGACCCGCTCGGTCGAATACGCCAAGGCCAAGGCGGTGACGCTGCGGGTGAAATCGAGCTTCGAAAAGCCCGGCGCGTCTGCCGGCACCGAGGTGGTCGACGGCGCGGAACTCGCCGAACGGCGCGTGGTCTCCGGGGTCGCCTATGTGCGCGATCAGGCCCGGCTGTCGCTGAACGGCGGGGCTGACGACGCGCCGGCGGAAAAGCTCTTCGCAGGCCTCGCCGAGGCGGGCGTGGCGGTGGACATGATCGTTCAGGCCAAAACCCGGCCCGGCGGGTCGGTCGTGGAATGTTCGGTCGCCGGCAAGGACCTGCCGCGCGCGCTGGCGGTGGCGGAATCGTGCTGCGCCAACGGGGTCGAGATCGGCGCCGAGACGGGGCTCGCTAAGGTTTCCGTGGTCGGCACGGGCCTCAGGGGGCGGGCGGACGTCGCGCGCACCCTGTACGCCGTGCTCGGCCGGGAGGGCGTGGCGGTGCGCATGGTGGCGACCAGCGAGATCAAGATCTCCGCGCTCGTCGAAAGCGACCTTCTGGAAAAAGCGGTCAAGGCGCTGCACGGCACCTACCGGCTCTCCGCGGTCAATTCCGGGGCTTGA
- the ubiG gene encoding bifunctional 2-polyprenyl-6-hydroxyphenol methylase/3-demethylubiquinol 3-O-methyltransferase UbiG, with protein sequence MAQAAAPERLSTPSIDPAEIEKFSRMAADWWDPDSKFAPLHKFNPARLTFIRDTLAAHFKRDGAEPLKGLKLLDIGCGGGLVSEPMARLGAEVTGVDAAEANIKTALVHAEECGLKIDYRHGTAEQLLDAGGPGQFDVVLNLEVVEHVADPEAFLRDCARLVKPGGMTVVGTINRTARAFATAIFGAEYVLGWLPRGTHRFDKLVRPGEVEAALKAEGFHTREPVGVSYNPLKDRFFISGDAGVNYLMAAEKPA encoded by the coding sequence ATGGCCCAGGCCGCAGCGCCCGAGCGCCTCTCCACCCCCTCGATCGATCCCGCAGAGATCGAGAAGTTCTCCCGCATGGCCGCCGACTGGTGGGACCCGGACTCCAAGTTCGCCCCGCTGCACAAGTTCAACCCCGCTCGCCTGACCTTTATTCGCGACACGCTGGCCGCGCATTTCAAGCGCGACGGGGCCGAGCCCCTCAAGGGGCTGAAACTGCTCGATATCGGCTGCGGCGGCGGGCTCGTCTCAGAGCCCATGGCGCGGCTGGGCGCGGAGGTCACCGGCGTCGACGCCGCGGAGGCGAACATCAAGACCGCGCTCGTGCACGCCGAGGAATGCGGGCTGAAGATCGACTATCGCCACGGCACGGCGGAACAGCTGCTCGATGCCGGCGGGCCGGGTCAGTTCGACGTGGTGCTCAATCTCGAAGTCGTCGAGCATGTCGCCGATCCAGAGGCTTTCCTGCGCGACTGCGCGCGCCTGGTGAAGCCCGGCGGGATGACGGTCGTAGGCACGATCAACCGCACCGCCCGCGCTTTCGCCACGGCGATCTTCGGCGCGGAATACGTGCTGGGCTGGCTGCCGCGCGGCACGCACCGCTTCGACAAGCTGGTGAGACCCGGCGAGGTGGAAGCGGCGCTGAAGGCCGAGGGCTTCCACACCCGCGAACCGGTGGGGGTGAGCTACAACCCGCTGAAGGACAGATTCTTCATCTCCGGCGATGCGGGTGTGAACTATCTGATGGCGGCGGAGAAACCGGCCTGA
- a CDS encoding M23 family metallopeptidase encodes MSNARDSILAGVAAVAGAAVLVLWPAGEVIYPGADGPVVVPPDGGGLPDDGEAGPDDGAPGSGDESDGAGETPVDPPEDPPLLDEAGAEFSYDPPGELSELDHRIGEIVPGFSGVGWQGTDALSQNYVFAPDIGWPMAERGFPNSQYFRPGGAEGPPGECSAVNYEYPWQDNFCETRWGRTNQYCEGGDGHQGQDIRPASCTAGQPKTHKAVAVADGYISGIASMTVKLRDEESGRTYWYMHLQHWDSCASPATLTQAQCNSGGIPLICSGDALDVEVGDTVSKGDPIGNVSDWFGLTWWQGQCRFSATTDHLHFEIWDTVSPDGTSAGATRVPPYSSLVVSYLRKLGEEEDDLPDWDEAEF; translated from the coding sequence ATGTCGAACGCACGCGACTCGATTCTGGCGGGCGTCGCGGCGGTGGCCGGCGCGGCGGTTCTGGTGCTCTGGCCGGCCGGCGAGGTGATCTATCCCGGCGCTGACGGACCGGTGGTCGTCCCACCCGACGGCGGCGGGCTTCCCGATGATGGAGAGGCCGGTCCTGATGATGGAGCGCCCGGCTCGGGAGATGAATCCGACGGGGCCGGCGAAACGCCTGTCGATCCGCCTGAAGACCCGCCTTTGCTTGACGAAGCCGGCGCTGAATTCAGCTACGATCCGCCCGGCGAACTCAGCGAACTCGACCACCGGATCGGCGAGATCGTCCCCGGCTTTTCCGGCGTCGGCTGGCAGGGCACCGACGCGCTGTCGCAGAACTATGTCTTCGCGCCCGATATCGGCTGGCCGATGGCCGAACGCGGCTTTCCCAACTCGCAGTATTTCCGCCCCGGCGGCGCAGAGGGCCCGCCCGGCGAATGCTCTGCGGTGAACTACGAATACCCCTGGCAGGACAATTTCTGCGAAACCCGCTGGGGGCGCACGAACCAGTACTGCGAAGGCGGCGACGGCCATCAGGGCCAGGACATCCGCCCGGCCAGCTGCACCGCCGGACAGCCCAAGACCCACAAGGCGGTCGCGGTCGCCGACGGCTATATCTCGGGCATCGCGTCGATGACGGTGAAGCTGCGCGACGAGGAGAGCGGGCGCACCTACTGGTACATGCACCTGCAGCACTGGGACAGCTGCGCCAGCCCGGCCACGCTTACGCAGGCCCAGTGCAATTCAGGCGGCATCCCGCTGATCTGCTCGGGCGACGCGCTGGACGTCGAGGTCGGCGACACGGTCAGCAAGGGCGATCCGATCGGGAACGTGTCGGACTGGTTCGGTCTGACCTGGTGGCAGGGCCAGTGCCGTTTCAGCGCCACCACCGACCATCTGCATTTCGAGATCTGGGACACCGTCAGCCCTGACGGCACGAGCGCCGGGGCCACTCGCGTGCCGCCCTATTCCTCGCTCGTGGTGAGCTATCTTCGAAAGCTCGGCGAGGAGGAAGACGATCTTCCCGACTGGGACGAGGCGGAGTTCTAG
- a CDS encoding Crp/Fnr family transcriptional regulator yields MTRRLRALGALTDDHQAALASLPRRERRYPRGAVLRRADELNTRVFCVVEGWALRYRLLDDGARQILSLMMPGDMCDMQALIGADSDHFVVAATDLVIEECAASEFQALLQDDETLAEVFLRSKLQEESILREQVVRLGQLKAPQRVLHLVVELAQRQKMTGVDEPWRLQHPLGREMLADFLGLSPVHVSRSLALLSRLELIDTRRGCVSLPDPDRAAEYCQFDPSYLSVRTEGCETAA; encoded by the coding sequence ATGACGCGCCGCTTGCGCGCCCTCGGCGCGCTGACCGATGATCACCAGGCCGCGCTGGCGTCTCTGCCCCGGCGCGAGCGGCGTTATCCGCGCGGCGCGGTTCTGCGGCGCGCGGACGAGTTGAACACGCGGGTGTTCTGCGTGGTCGAGGGCTGGGCGCTGCGCTACCGGCTGCTCGACGACGGGGCGCGGCAGATCCTCTCTCTCATGATGCCCGGCGACATGTGCGACATGCAGGCGCTGATCGGCGCGGACAGCGACCATTTCGTCGTCGCGGCGACCGATCTCGTCATCGAGGAATGCGCGGCGAGCGAATTCCAGGCGCTGCTGCAGGACGACGAGACGTTGGCCGAGGTGTTCCTGCGCAGCAAGCTGCAGGAGGAGTCGATCCTGCGCGAGCAGGTGGTCCGGCTCGGCCAGCTCAAGGCCCCTCAGCGCGTGCTGCATCTGGTCGTCGAACTCGCCCAGCGCCAGAAGATGACAGGCGTGGACGAGCCCTGGCGGCTGCAGCATCCGCTGGGCCGCGAGATGCTGGCCGACTTTCTCGGCCTGTCGCCCGTGCATGTCTCGCGCAGCCTGGCGCTCCTGTCCCGGCTTGAGCTGATCGACACGCGCCGCGGCTGCGTCTCGCTGCCCGATCCTGACCGCGCCGCTGAATACTGTCAGTTCGACCCGTCATATCTGTCAGTGAGAACAGAGGGTTGTGAAACCGCTGCGTAA
- a CDS encoding HAMP domain-containing methyl-accepting chemotaxis protein: MTLSLHSVQTRLIAAFAAVVALSLAGVAAGVFAFWSAGAALDEVVERTAPRASAAQSLEAASGALAGELAAFSRSGDTIDAQVSASRLDTLMEHAAAAVDALRDSGMPAAEVAALQAALDDTKAAVEAASDPVQAKLDARANREAGMQAVMRDRAAASEALEATLDETTDPADIESLLRAAMAVNLAVARYAELSMATSPAEVDAVREAFDFAADEASINFAILGNAVTEAVTAPVERLIARADGEAGLFALRRQELAMTAEAEALVEDARVMDAALAGLVEQTRDAALSEQADASASGQTAITAGQTLMILFAVGSIVASALIVWLYVSGNLLKRLTTIKRAMARLAEGEIGEEMSADGRDELASMMRAVNVFRDNAIERRRLEAERGEDQAAREKRVREMESLIARFEDVSKRALGKVGEAAQEMESAAHALDAASRGASETTAVVNTSSARAAENVDTVAAAAEEMTGSIAEIAQQIARSTEIAQDAADRVRETSGDVETLNEAATKIGDIVDLINDIAEQTNLLALNATIEAARAGEAGKGFAVVASEVKTLAEQTGRATSSISEQISGIQGATGKAVSAIASIGEVIGEMNNISAAIAAAMEEQRAAASEITRAAHEAASGARDVAGSISRVDAAASETGQCAAQVNAASEALNTEADGLEKAVKEFLDGVRAA; encoded by the coding sequence ATGACCCTCTCGCTGCACTCCGTCCAGACCCGACTGATCGCCGCCTTCGCCGCGGTGGTGGCCCTTTCGCTCGCCGGCGTCGCCGCGGGCGTGTTTGCGTTCTGGAGCGCGGGAGCTGCGCTGGACGAGGTGGTCGAGCGCACAGCGCCGCGCGCCTCGGCCGCGCAGAGCCTTGAAGCCGCCTCCGGCGCGCTGGCCGGCGAACTCGCCGCCTTTTCGCGCTCGGGCGACACCATCGACGCTCAGGTCTCCGCCTCGCGCCTCGATACGCTGATGGAGCACGCCGCCGCCGCCGTGGACGCCCTGCGCGACAGCGGGATGCCCGCCGCCGAAGTCGCCGCGCTTCAGGCTGCGCTCGACGACACCAAGGCCGCTGTGGAAGCCGCATCCGACCCCGTGCAAGCCAAGCTCGACGCCCGCGCGAACCGCGAGGCCGGCATGCAGGCGGTGATGCGCGACCGCGCCGCAGCCTCCGAAGCGCTCGAAGCGACCCTGGACGAAACGACCGATCCGGCCGACATCGAAAGCCTTCTGCGCGCCGCCATGGCGGTCAATCTGGCCGTGGCGCGCTACGCCGAGCTGTCCATGGCGACCAGCCCCGCCGAGGTCGACGCCGTGCGCGAAGCCTTCGACTTCGCCGCAGACGAAGCCTCGATCAATTTCGCCATTCTCGGAAACGCCGTCACCGAGGCGGTCACCGCCCCGGTCGAGCGGCTGATCGCCCGCGCCGACGGCGAGGCGGGCCTATTCGCCCTGCGCCGCCAGGAACTGGCGATGACCGCCGAGGCCGAAGCCCTCGTCGAGGACGCCCGCGTCATGGACGCCGCGCTCGCCGGCCTGGTCGAGCAGACGCGCGACGCCGCGCTGTCAGAGCAAGCCGACGCCAGCGCCTCGGGCCAGACCGCGATCACGGCGGGCCAGACCCTGATGATCCTCTTCGCCGTGGGCTCCATCGTTGCCAGCGCGCTCATCGTCTGGCTCTATGTCAGCGGCAATCTCCTCAAGCGCCTGACCACTATCAAGCGGGCGATGGCCCGTCTCGCCGAAGGCGAGATCGGCGAAGAGATGAGCGCCGACGGCCGCGACGAGCTCGCCTCGATGATGCGCGCGGTCAACGTCTTCCGCGACAACGCCATCGAACGCCGCCGGCTCGAGGCCGAGCGCGGCGAGGACCAGGCCGCCCGTGAAAAGCGCGTGCGCGAGATGGAAAGCCTGATCGCCCGCTTCGAGGACGTCTCCAAACGCGCGCTCGGCAAGGTGGGCGAAGCCGCCCAGGAGATGGAATCCGCCGCCCATGCGCTCGACGCCGCTTCGCGCGGCGCCTCGGAGACCACCGCCGTGGTCAACACCTCCAGCGCCCGGGCTGCGGAGAACGTCGACACCGTCGCCGCCGCCGCCGAGGAGATGACCGGCTCGATCGCCGAGATCGCCCAGCAGATCGCCCGCTCCACCGAGATCGCCCAGGACGCCGCCGACCGGGTGCGCGAGACCAGCGGCGACGTGGAGACGCTCAACGAGGCCGCCACCAAGATCGGCGACATCGTCGACCTCATCAACGACATCGCCGAGCAGACGAACCTTCTGGCGCTCAACGCCACGATCGAGGCGGCGCGCGCCGGCGAGGCGGGCAAGGGCTTCGCGGTCGTCGCCAGTGAAGTGAAAACGCTCGCCGAGCAGACAGGCCGCGCCACCAGCTCGATCTCCGAGCAGATCTCCGGCATTCAGGGCGCGACCGGCAAGGCGGTCTCGGCCATCGCCTCGATCGGCGAGGTGATCGGGGAGATGAACAACATCTCCGCAGCCATCGCCGCAGCCATGGAAGAACAGCGCGCAGCCGCCAGCGAGATCACCCGCGCCGCCCACGAAGCGGCGTCCGGCGCGCGCGACGTGGCCGGCTCGATCTCCCGGGTCGACGCCGCGGCCAGCGAGACCGGCCAGTGCGCCGCCCAGGTCAACGCCGCCTCCGAAGCGCTCAACACCGAGGCGGACGGGCTCGAAAAGGCCGTCAAGGAATTCCTCGACGGCGTGCGCGCCGCCTAG
- a CDS encoding energy transducer TonB: MKKFAGVFAAAAMLTGFAAAPSLAQEEREVVQSEAPEFPRAAQRREIEGHVVVRYNVSPEGTVSDVEVVEATPAGVFERAVMRALENWRYAAAAETTNVEKRFDFAFAD, translated from the coding sequence ATGAAGAAGTTCGCCGGGGTTTTCGCCGCCGCCGCCATGCTGACCGGCTTCGCCGCCGCGCCGTCGCTCGCTCAGGAAGAGCGTGAAGTGGTGCAGTCCGAAGCGCCCGAGTTTCCGCGCGCCGCCCAGCGCCGCGAGATCGAGGGCCATGTGGTCGTCCGTTACAACGTGTCGCCTGAAGGCACGGTCTCCGACGTCGAAGTCGTCGAGGCCACGCCCGCCGGCGTGTTCGAACGCGCCGTGATGCGCGCCCTTGAAAACTGGCGCTACGCCGCCGCCGCCGAGACCACGAACGTGGAGAAGCGGTTCGACTTCGCCTTCGCCGACTAA
- a CDS encoding cation diffusion facilitator family transporter has product MAQDHPHDHPGESGSPHDHAGHHHHGRGQGGGGHHHHHHGVDASNERRALIAAGLTGAFMFAELVGGILTGSLALLADAAHMLTDFGALTLAWLAFRLSRRPADPKRSFGFDRLQVLAAFANAITLAVLVIWIVAEAIGRLLDPEPVAGLGMAVVAALGLFVNIAAFAVLHGADRENLNIRGALAHVMGDLLGSVAALIAAGVILLTGWYPIDPLLSLLIAALLAVSAVRLMIDSGRVLLEAAPEGLDPEAMRADLVLHVASVADIHHLHVWCITPERPMATLHARLDPGADAGEAVAGLKARLRDRWSIGHATVEAETGPCADAKPARN; this is encoded by the coding sequence ATGGCGCAAGACCATCCCCACGATCACCCGGGCGAATCCGGCTCTCCCCACGATCACGCCGGTCATCACCATCATGGCCGCGGCCAGGGCGGGGGCGGTCACCATCATCACCACCACGGAGTGGACGCCTCCAACGAGCGCCGGGCGCTGATCGCGGCGGGGCTGACCGGCGCCTTCATGTTCGCCGAGCTGGTGGGCGGGATCCTCACCGGATCGCTCGCGCTTCTGGCCGATGCGGCCCACATGCTCACCGATTTCGGCGCGCTGACGCTGGCCTGGCTCGCCTTCCGCCTGTCGCGCCGGCCGGCCGATCCCAAGCGCTCCTTCGGCTTCGACCGGCTTCAGGTGCTCGCCGCCTTCGCCAACGCGATCACCCTTGCAGTGCTGGTGATCTGGATCGTCGCCGAGGCGATCGGCCGGCTCCTCGACCCCGAACCGGTCGCAGGACTGGGCATGGCGGTGGTCGCCGCGCTGGGGCTTTTTGTGAACATCGCCGCGTTCGCCGTTCTGCACGGGGCGGACCGGGAAAACCTCAACATACGCGGCGCCTTGGCCCATGTGATGGGCGATCTTCTGGGCTCGGTCGCAGCGCTGATCGCAGCCGGCGTGATCCTTCTGACCGGCTGGTACCCGATCGACCCGCTGCTCTCGCTGCTCATCGCGGCGCTGCTCGCGGTGTCTGCGGTGCGGCTGATGATCGATTCAGGCCGGGTCCTGCTCGAAGCCGCTCCCGAAGGCCTCGACCCCGAAGCCATGCGGGCGGATCTCGTCCTGCACGTCGCCTCGGTCGCCGACATCCATCACCTGCATGTCTGGTGCATCACGCCCGAACGGCCCATGGCGACCCTGCACGCCCGCCTCGATCCCGGCGCGGACGCAGGCGAGGCGGTGGCCGGTCTCAAGGCCCGGTTGAGAGACCGCTGGTCGATCGGACACGCCACGGTGGAGGCGGAGACTGGTCCTTGCGCCGACGCGAAGCCTGCCAGGAATTAA
- a CDS encoding CPBP family glutamic-type intramembrane protease, giving the protein MRPSCRTASRALAAAARRVRTAPSLRDWAEAAIGLAVLAVAAWAVPAIGGAAAFDPALPGLTADPAAFAALALIAVIVPALGEELVFRGVLQPDRPDGAAALAASAASLALFVAWHPIQIALSLPAAQPVFAEPGFLALAGLLGLVCTVLVHRSGSLWTAVALHWAVVVIWKAGSG; this is encoded by the coding sequence ATGAGACCTTCCTGCCGCACCGCGTCAAGAGCGCTCGCAGCCGCAGCACGCCGGGTGCGGACCGCGCCCTCCCTCCGGGACTGGGCCGAAGCCGCAATCGGGCTGGCGGTTCTGGCGGTCGCCGCGTGGGCCGTCCCGGCGATCGGCGGCGCGGCGGCGTTCGACCCCGCGCTGCCCGGCCTGACCGCCGACCCGGCTGCGTTCGCCGCGCTCGCGCTCATCGCCGTGATCGTCCCGGCGCTGGGCGAGGAGCTGGTGTTCCGGGGCGTGCTTCAGCCGGATCGGCCGGACGGGGCGGCGGCGCTGGCTGCCAGCGCAGCCAGCCTCGCGCTGTTCGTCGCCTGGCACCCGATCCAGATCGCCCTGTCCCTGCCCGCCGCCCAGCCGGTCTTCGCCGAGCCCGGCTTCCTGGCGCTCGCCGGCCTTCTCGGGCTGGTCTGCACGGTGCTCGTGCACCGCTCGGGCAGTCTATGGACGGCCGTCGCCCTGCACTGGGCGGTGGTGGTGATCTGGAAGGCGGGATCGGGGTGA